One window from the genome of Pararhizobium gei encodes:
- the exbB gene encoding tonB-system energizer ExbB yields MASRPISKFSILALTALVMVSAAPVQAQENQAPAAEQTQDVQTAPAGQMLPSQQTMQAIPADSASPAEAEGVAPPEGNPGLPHDLSPVGMFLAADIVVKIVMSALALASVATWAILVFKVFELSAARRKLKRAVRLLTEAIVLRDIGDSLSRKFGPAGTMFAAALTELSKSEAVLDVVPAQGIKERLASQLQRIEAGAGKRIASGTGILATIGSISPFVGLFGTVWGIMNSFIGISQAQTTNLAIVAPGIAEALLATAIGLVAAIPAVVIYNYFSRAISGYRLLLADASAAVEQLVSRDLDFRQARRIAPRKSEPHAHADIGIARIG; encoded by the coding sequence ATGGCGAGCCGCCCGATATCAAAATTTTCGATTTTGGCCCTTACTGCGCTTGTGATGGTGAGTGCAGCGCCGGTTCAAGCGCAGGAAAATCAGGCCCCGGCAGCAGAGCAAACGCAGGATGTGCAAACGGCGCCCGCCGGACAGATGCTCCCCTCGCAGCAGACCATGCAGGCAATCCCTGCGGATTCCGCCTCTCCCGCGGAAGCGGAGGGTGTTGCTCCTCCTGAAGGCAACCCGGGTCTACCGCACGATCTGTCTCCGGTCGGCATGTTCCTTGCAGCGGATATCGTCGTCAAGATTGTCATGAGCGCCCTTGCGCTGGCTTCCGTCGCCACCTGGGCCATCCTGGTTTTCAAGGTTTTTGAACTCTCGGCCGCGCGGCGGAAACTGAAACGCGCCGTCCGTCTGCTGACGGAAGCGATCGTGCTTCGGGACATCGGAGACAGCCTTTCCCGGAAATTCGGTCCGGCAGGCACCATGTTTGCCGCAGCCTTGACCGAGCTTTCGAAGTCCGAAGCCGTTCTCGATGTCGTTCCTGCGCAGGGAATCAAGGAAAGGCTGGCCTCGCAACTGCAGCGGATCGAGGCCGGAGCCGGAAAACGCATTGCCAGCGGTACCGGGATCCTGGCGACGATCGGGTCCATTTCTCCCTTTGTCGGCCTTTTCGGGACCGTCTGGGGCATCATGAATTCGTTCATCGGCATCAGCCAGGCACAGACGACAAATTTGGCGATTGTCGCGCCCGGCATCGCCGAAGCGCTTCTTGCGACAGCCATAGGTCTCGTTGCCGCCATTCCGGCCGTCGTGATCTACAATTATTTCTCGCGGGCCATCAGCGGATATCGTCTGCTTCTGGCCGATGCCTCGGCGGCCGTCGAGCAGCTGGTCAGCCGGGATCTCGATTTCCGTCAGGCGCGCCGCATAGCGCCGCGCAAATCGGAGCCGCATGCCCATGCGGATATTGGCATCGCACGGATCGGGTGA
- the exbD gene encoding TonB system transport protein ExbD, whose protein sequence is MASRISESGGDLDENSEINVTPFIDVMLVLLIIFMVAAPLATVDMKVDLPQSAAQQTKRDDKPVFVTLKSDLTLALGNEETARETFAAELSRITEGNTQTRILLRADKLVDYGELMKVMNLIQRAGYVKIGLVGLEAAPAG, encoded by the coding sequence ATGGCCAGCAGAATCAGCGAAAGCGGCGGCGATCTCGACGAAAACAGCGAAATCAACGTCACGCCCTTCATCGACGTCATGCTTGTCCTTTTGATCATCTTCATGGTCGCCGCGCCGCTCGCCACCGTGGACATGAAGGTGGATCTGCCGCAATCGGCTGCGCAGCAGACGAAACGGGATGACAAGCCGGTTTTTGTCACGCTGAAAAGCGATCTCACGCTGGCACTCGGCAACGAGGAGACGGCACGCGAAACCTTTGCGGCGGAATTGTCACGCATCACAGAGGGCAATACCCAGACCCGCATTCTCCTGCGGGCCGACAAACTGGTCGATTACGGTGAACTGATGAAAGTGATGAACCTCATCCAGCGCGCCGGCTACGTCAAAATCGGCCTTGTCGGACTGGAAGCCGCTCCCGCCGGTTGA
- a CDS encoding protein-L-isoaspartate O-methyltransferase family protein: MDFEAARIKMVDNQIRTTDVTSHAVLAAFLAVPREDFVPVAKKPLAYIDTDIELSVEGVSGKRYLMEPSPLAKLLQLASISKQDKVLEVGAGTGYASAVLSMLASSVVALESEPALAQEATATLNRLGYSNVSVVTGDLEKAHAAAAPYNAIFVHGSVETVPQALLAQLSDGGRLVAVVGAGNASRARLFLNENGRISERPAFNTAVKPLPGFRLAREFVF, encoded by the coding sequence ATGGACTTCGAAGCAGCACGCATCAAGATGGTCGATAACCAGATCCGTACCACGGATGTGACGTCGCATGCCGTTCTGGCAGCCTTCCTTGCCGTCCCGCGGGAGGACTTCGTACCTGTCGCCAAGAAGCCGCTCGCCTACATCGATACCGATATCGAACTGTCCGTCGAAGGGGTTTCCGGAAAACGTTATCTGATGGAGCCGTCACCGCTGGCAAAACTGTTGCAACTGGCCTCGATCTCCAAACAGGACAAGGTCCTCGAAGTCGGCGCCGGCACAGGCTACGCGTCCGCTGTCCTTTCGATGCTGGCAAGCTCGGTCGTCGCGCTCGAAAGCGAGCCGGCACTTGCGCAGGAGGCCACAGCGACACTGAACCGCCTTGGCTACTCCAATGTTTCCGTCGTGACAGGCGATCTGGAAAAGGCCCATGCGGCGGCCGCGCCTTACAACGCGATCTTCGTCCATGGTTCGGTAGAGACCGTACCGCAAGCACTGCTCGCTCAATTGAGCGATGGCGGCCGCCTGGTTGCCGTCGTCGGCGCCGGCAATGCATCGCGTGCGCGGCTGTTCCTGAACGAAAACGGCAGGATTTCCGAGCGGCCGGCTTTCAATACAGCGGTCAAGCCCCTTCCAGGATTCCGGCTTGCCCGAGAATTCGTCTTTTAA
- a CDS encoding PopZ family protein, with amino-acid sequence MPQPNTAREPSMDEILASIRKIIESNEPGIPGFPANDLGHAPQDTYHGDSVYDDAEIELTIDEDVLTAEFAADLHKADAAPERVEAQPAPVRPAASLSPPLSLADVAARVRAASERNATPLRDEETAAYRPAFVQPEAVQPEPMQQEPVQQADTATAALTTELPHANEAEQIAPAPGQNATYLAAESAQESSPEREVTALVSPAVGEQVARSFGDLALAIDSKPRRSFDEIAEDMLRPMLQEWLDDNLPTLVERLVREEIERVARGPRR; translated from the coding sequence ATGCCACAGCCCAATACAGCGCGCGAACCGTCGATGGACGAGATCCTCGCCTCCATCCGCAAGATCATCGAGAGCAACGAACCAGGCATTCCAGGTTTCCCGGCCAATGATCTCGGACACGCCCCGCAGGACACCTATCACGGAGACTCCGTCTACGATGACGCCGAGATCGAACTGACGATAGACGAGGATGTTCTGACTGCGGAATTTGCAGCGGACCTGCACAAGGCGGACGCGGCACCCGAGCGGGTAGAAGCGCAGCCTGCGCCCGTAAGGCCCGCCGCGTCCCTGTCGCCACCTTTGTCGCTGGCAGACGTTGCCGCCCGTGTCCGCGCGGCATCCGAGCGCAACGCGACACCCTTGCGGGACGAGGAAACGGCCGCCTACCGTCCTGCATTCGTTCAGCCGGAAGCAGTGCAGCCCGAACCGATGCAACAGGAACCGGTGCAGCAGGCCGATACGGCGACTGCGGCGCTCACCACCGAATTGCCTCATGCGAACGAGGCTGAACAGATCGCTCCAGCGCCCGGACAAAACGCGACATATCTTGCTGCGGAAAGCGCGCAAGAGTCGTCTCCGGAACGGGAGGTGACGGCTCTGGTGTCGCCGGCGGTGGGGGAACAGGTCGCGCGTTCCTTCGGAGATCTTGCGCTGGCCATCGACAGCAAGCCCCGGCGTTCGTTCGACGAGATCGCCGAGGATATGCTGCGTCCGATGTTGCAGGAATGGCTGGACGATAACCTGCCGACTTTGGTGGAGCGCCTTGTTCGGGAAGAGATTGAGCGCGTCGCCCGCGGCCCGCGGCGCTGA